GCATTCTATTTTAATATGATCAAATGTTTACTTTATCTTATGAAAGAGAGTGTTATTCCTTTATTTATTAAAGAAACatgttggtattttgactaaGATGATAAGGGTATGTATATCCATTAATCAATATCATGTTTTGTATTTAAGCAGCTAAACCACATCATATAGATCTACAGGTTTATGGTACGATGGCATTTACGAGTAATTAGTTGGCTCAAATAAATCTGTTCTGTGGTCACAATCAGACAAGGCAGAATGCAGAAACGTTTTGGTAGATTCtttagttttttatttaaataaaaaaaaacatttgcacatttgaacaatatatttgtatttattttgacaTGCATTTTGAAGCATTTAGACCTTGGTTATGTTTTAATGGTAGATTTGAATActttataaaaaaacatttgcaCATTTCAACAATTTGTTTGATTGACATGCATTTTGCAGCATTTAATCCTGGGTTATGTTAATATAAAAGAACTCCATCATGGCAGGTCTGCAAAGGTTTTGCGAGAAGGCGGTGCAACATCTTTCTTGTCCTGCTCCTTTCCCATGCCTTCAAACATCAAGATCCTTTAATGTAAAACACAACATGTCAGTTACTATATTGTACGACATTTCTATTCATGTTTTAACTTTAGACACAATAGAGATTACTTTTTGCATTAAAATAATGAACATCACATGACACAGATCAAGCAGATACTTTAAATGCTTTTCACACTGAATACATTGTTGCATTTTAATTTATATATTGTGATTAAAACTCACGTGGATTTTTAGCAGTTTTATCAGCTAGATCAAGGATTGAAGATCATCATCAAAAATAGCttcaattattttttttaatcattttgtaCTTAATCTCCCTCCTTGTGACCAATTTTCTGAATGTTCTGACTTACAGTTTgagaattgcattttttttcccAAGCATCATAttcaggaagttgttgtagcTTATCGTTTCTTTAGATGTATCTCCAACCACCTCTGACATCATCTTTTTCAGCTCTCGGTGAGTCTTGGCCAATCCAAGTTTTTCCAGCATTTGTTTTAACCCCATTAAATCTATAAAGATCAAAGACAGCCAATACATTCAAAGTGCTTATATAGTATGAATATGTTAAGATGTTGTGAGTCATTACTGAGAGCAAGAGATGCAAACTGTAGCAAAAAATATTTTGGGTTTTATGATCGGTGGCGTTTTACCTATTTCTCCTTGGTCGTTTAGATCAAACTCCATGTACTTCTCTGTGATAAAAGCAAATGTAATTGTATTCAAATTGTATATGTTTGCACTAAATGATAAGACGATTTCCTGATAAGCGATTGGCAGCCTTTGAATACTCACTTTTAAACATTTCAAGCTTTGAGCTAAGGTCTTCCTCTTCAGCATGCTGGGGGTCTGACAGATAAGTCTAAGggtgataataaaaaataaaaacaatacaacTGACATTAGTTTGATATTGCACATATGTCAGGCCCTTGTGGGTAGAAAAACTATACAAAATCCATGTATCGCTATTGAAATTGGCTGACTTTGTCTAAAGATATCAACACACCTCATTTATAGACAGCAGTCTTTCTTCCTGTTGAGACTTGAGAAGACCATAGGCTTTACCTCCTGTGAAACAACATAAaagacaacatttaaaaaaagtcaacTGACAAACATATTTGGAAAAAAAAGACAAACTGACCTTGTGCATTGTGGTCCATTTCTGTGCACTGTGCTGAGAGGATGTGAACTCTGGAAGTGTGAAAAGCTATGATGGCGTTTCTCTTTATCAAGCCACAAGAGGAAGTGAAGTTACAAAGTTTCAGTTTGAATTAGTGACATTCCTCTGTTGCATTTAAGGCGACAGTAAAACAAAGGTCAGTTGGGTCAGGTCGGACCCAACTGCCCATCATAACATTGACACACACTGAATTTGATAAGTAAGAAAAAACCCTGTTGTATTGCAATAAGAGAAGTTTGCATGCAAGATACCTGATGTGTAATGGCTGGGACTATCTGACTTTACGGACTCTAATGCAGTCTATATAGAAGGGAAATGCCGCTCCACCAGTTACAAGAGTTAAGATTGTAATTGAGGAAGGACGATTGTGTTTAGGAACTGAGAGCAATGCACGTGAATCATTTTTAGACATCTGTTTATCAGGAGTGTTTGAATAAAATCAAGTCTGCCAGCCACTGAGCCTCTTCACTGCAGCAGTTGGGGGTTGAATGCCGTGCTCAAGGGCACCTCAGTGATGGGAGGAGCAAGCTTGTTCTTCTGTTTCACTTACACATTAAAATGCAAGCTTCATAAAAAACTTGACAACACAGAATTTGACTAATTTAAGAAGCGACAATGCACGTTAATTATTAAAACAATTCTAGTTGATCAT
This genomic window from Pseudochaenichthys georgianus chromosome 16, fPseGeo1.2, whole genome shotgun sequence contains:
- the LOC117460463 gene encoding allograft inflammatory factor 1-like, which codes for MDKSLSSFSHSGSCWISVICSANARVAVPLALLMCMSAIGLLHEEDTNTENEQPSIGMRNAIIAFHTSRVHILSAQCTEMDHNAQGGKAYGLLKSQQEERLLSINETYLSDPQHAEEEDLSSKLEMFKKKYMEFDLNDQGEIDLMGLKQMLEKLGLAKTHRELKKMMSEVVGDTSKETISYNNFLNMMLGKKNAILKLILMFEGMGKEQDKKDVAPPSRKTFADLP